A region of the Ptychodera flava strain L36383 chromosome 22, AS_Pfla_20210202, whole genome shotgun sequence genome:
ACATAGGAAACAGAAAAAGATGCGAGGTATTTGTTAAATAACACAATATATTTATGACAAGGAATAGAAGGTTGATATTTACGAGTTGAATATTTTAATCAGTAATCTAAGTAATGAAACAGATACATCCGCCATgtattttgtaatgttttttaGTAAGACATAATAATAAGCTGATGTCTTGAAAATTGTCCGTTATTGAAGATTGAACTCCTTGATATGAACTCACGCTGCAGTAAATCGTCAAGTGACATAAATGCTGCATGAAAGAAGCTTCGTAGTCTTTGAATCAATATGATTTTTCTTCGTATGGTATGGAAATTGTTCTGTTTAAATATCACTTGCCTTAATCGCCTTAGTCCCGTTTGACTACGACTATTATGATATTTAACAAACCAAAGCTTGTGGGGCAAGTTATCTTGcataaatagaaagaaatttctTGAACACTTACTAAGTCGTGTCGGATGTGGATTCAGACTTTCGCAAACGACACACACAGATGAGCTGCTGTTTATCGAACCATAGCTGCTTCTCCTACTGCTCAATTTAATTCCCTCGTTTTGGCTGGACGTTGCGTCATTTCGGCTGCTGTTGTTTTCCCGCTCTCCTAGACCGTCGCCATCTTCATCAATCGCGTCCGAGGCTGTCGTTCGCTTTGCACAGCGGATGCACTTTCGGTTTGCATTGTGTGGAATAAAACCGAGCAATATGAGACTAGCCTTTGTGATGATCGGCCATGACCTGTGACCTCTAACAGATCTGCCACGACTTTCAACATCAGGAATTAAGAAATCTGTGGGGTCGTCAGACATTGTGTTGCTCTGGAAGAGAAACAAgtttaaatttcaatgaaataaaaCGAAAATCATTTTGGATCGAGAGTTGCTGATGTGAAGGTCCGAAAACAAAATCCAGAAAGCAgagaaagtgaaagtgaaagtaaAGGTGAGGGCAGCTTATCCCGAAAGTGAAAATATTGACAGTGgaaatgaatttttgttgaaCGCGAAAGATCGGGGCGGTTTTTGGAAAGACTGTTTAATAGCGCTTTTTTTgctaataaaatatttgaagaaattttcgtGCATTTAGAGCTCTCTCCCGTGTTCTGTTTAAGTTACTGTTAATGCTTAGAATTCGAAATACCAAGTGTGCCTTTTATGTCATTCGGGGTTTGCTCATTGACATCTTACTGGGTCATACAAAGTTAAAAGTTCTATTGAAAAGAAAAACGACCTCTAAGATGTTACAGGTATGTACACGTACACTTTAAATTTACGCTAAACGTATCCGTATCAGATTATTTGTTTTTAGGTTTTTCTTAATTTAATAAAGGTTTGACTGTGACGACTAAGCAAAATCTTGATCGATGAAGCCATTAAAATCGCGAAAAGATCGGGCGGTTTTTGGAAAGACTGTTTAATAGCGCTTTTTTTgctaataaaatatttgaagaaattttcgtGCATTTAGAGCTCTCTCCCGTGTTCTGTTTAAGTTACTGTTAATGCTTAGAATTCGAAATACCAAGTGTGCCTTTTATGTCTTTCGGGGTTTGCTCATTGACATCTTACTGGGTCATACAAAGTTAAAAGTTCTATTGAAAAGAAAAACGACCTCTAAGATGTTACAGGTATGTACACGTACACTTTAAATGTACTCTAAACGTACCCGTATCAGATTATTTGTTTTTAAGTTTTTCGTAATTTAATAAAGGTTTGACTGTGACGACTAAGCAAAATCTTGATCgatgaaaccattaaaagatgaGCTGGTGAATTGATACAAGCTATCGCCACGTAACTTCACAGGCAGCATTCTCTGTTTTCCTTAAAGTGACTCCAGGTTTATGGTGTCGATCGCGTCTATCAAGACAGCAAGTTTACTGTAAACACTGCAGTTAAATGGACACTTGTTGCCTTTGATATGTGTAAATGCAAAATATAGATGAATGTGAAAAATGTACGCAATGTCGAGAAGCTATTGCAGAGTAGTGATGATTTAAAACACACCGTTCTAATGGGAACATTAGTACTATGTGTTTGTGACGATTTTCAACGCATGTCATCTACTTCCTATGAAAGTAGTTCAAAACACTCCCGTGTACCGGCCACGAATAATGATTAGGCGTAAACGCTTAAAGTTAGGATTAGGCGTAGGACTAAAATCAGACTGTCAGTGGTAGATATGAGAGTAAAATACGGTCTACTTACCGTAACGCTGGCTGCTGATTATCGATAATAACACAATCGATATGAACTGGTAGGTTATATGTGAGACTGGGTATTTACCGGGGGGAAACCCCGTCTCGCAATaataattaatgaaaattgcTAGCTTCATTGAACCCTTAAATGCGAccgtttgtaatttttatttcgcCGAATTTGTTTCGAGAGCCAAATTCGGGTGAGTGCCGGGGGACACGCACATCGGGTATTTGATGGAATAACATCAGCGCCGGACACTATCGTCCAACGGAGACAGAGAAATCGGAATCCATAGAATATGTTATAAGCCAATTAAGATAAGCCATGTTACTTCTACGAGTTTCTAAAGAAAGCATGTAAAGTTTTGTCCCAGAAAAtaacattgttttgataatttgtcCGGTCGATAGAATTTGGCTTGGGGCAGAGGCGATTAAAAGCACTGCGTGAAATTGAGAGGTCTTGCGAGAGTATGGAAAAATCTCATAATAGAGGATAAAATTGATATCAGGTATGCACTGCATAAACCTCTCCTTATAGTACGCTATAACGTAAGGTAAGGTACTCAATATTATCGATTTTGTCCGATATTATAAAACAGCTCGTCGACAAGCTGTCACTGCATATCTCACCCTTCTTATTTTAGACTATACCTTAAAAGTAAGACGATACTGTCCGACAATTCCTGTGATGCTGATATCGCAATATCCTTACATTTTGACTTTACAGCAAACTAATGCTTGCGTATtaacaaataaatcatatttctgacatgactgTTTTAATACGAATCGTTATCAACTTTGCTCAATGTTTGCATCGCTAAACCCTGTTAGCCCTATGGTTATTTTCTAATGAGCCGTCAAGGCATTCTTATGTTTCCCATCTACGAATGTAAATAAAACGTTCAAAAACCTGGTACTATTGTCATATGAGCTTTTGTTCAAGAGACTAGGGTAAGTGACTCCATCGAAGAGGAGCAATGAATGTTTCTCCAACAAGGTCAAGAATTCCATCCTCGCACGCGTCTCTGGAGTTCTCCTATTGATATTTTGGATTGTACGAAGCACCATTGCAACTTGATCCTAATATCGTCAATTCAAGCTGTGTCTGACACATAAAACCAATTACACTAGAAATAGACCACTGGCTCGGAAACTCAGCGGTAGTAATGAGTTGGCTTTATGTACACTCGTGCTTACACGGTAAAGATTACAGCATTCTGTTGTAAATACTCTTCTATGAAGCTGTGGGTCAGTTCTGTCTGTAAAATAAGATTTCTCATTCTCCATCTAAAGGCGTGCCAAGGTGTGCTATGTACATCTTGTCAAAGCGACTGGCAAGTGTGTAGTTTGTTATCTTATTGCTTACTACTGTTACCTATCGGActagaaaaataatcgcaatcataccaatcaatAATcccataacactaggtcaaagtTCGCAATACAATAGTtataaacacagacacaaaacagcacagaacagaaaGTGAATCACCAGTGCACATGAGacagtcaaattcatgaaagaaagatatatggacctctggccaaaagaccaagaagtgatgttaGGTgttattcagttgtcaacaataatgtttGCATGTTATAGACTATGCATTGTATTGGTAACGCCGGTGCTTGCTCTTTCAGCAAGAAAGTGTCTTTGTTTATAGAACGACGGTGCATGAAACTATTGTCACTTTAAAGTGCTCGTAAGTGCAATGACtcatctcaatttttttttgtaaaataggCGATAAGTATTGGCCTCGAAGGACTTAGTTTTATGTTAGCAAAGTATAATTCATGCACTTTGAACGGCTACTCTATGTCATAGTTTCCAAGCAATTCCCAACTTCTTGAAAATGTTACTGCCAATGAATCAAGCAGTTTTCCTGGTGGACGGAGAGAGCTAGCAAATCGCTGAGTTTCATCTGCATTTGAGGCTCCTTCACGCAGACAGTGGTAGGGTAGTCAACGTGATGACCAAATCAttacaactattgtcatccAAATAGCACAAACGCACTACTAGCCAGTACAGAAATGAGATCAATGTTGACCAATGCTTTTGTTACACGGTGACACAAATGTCTACATGTGGCTACACTGTAAATGTCGTCTGTGGCGATTTATATAGATGTATATTTTTGAAGTCTATATATCGAGTTACCAGCCGCGAGATCGCTTAAATAGTAGCCACATGCAGACTTTTAAGACACATTGTATCTAAACTTGATCACAGTCCATTTCATCACTGCCCTGATCAGTTGTTTTTTTGCGCCACTTGGTTGTAAAGGGTAGTACTAGTAAAGGAGACACAAATTGACACATTGAATGCGTCACTGTCCTCGCATTGTAGGACACGGAAGACACTATGAAACGTTTTTTTTCGGTTTTGTTATATATCATCGGTGAGTCACCAAGTATTCTTCATGTCAAAGACACTAAGACTTAGGGAGAATGAAAGCATATCCTAAACCAgctatgaactgaaaatgctcacgtgtttctgTATacattgcagttgtctgtaaatttaaaattttgccacatgtttgcaacttcaaaTTCACTAAAAGTGTTTTGATGAAGATCATAAACAATATCACAACAGATTAATCCTAAATtccaaatatgtaattagctggaataaaaatacgaaatttctttgactgttgTCATTGTATTGTCACCACTGTATAAAGCAAATGTAATTGCTTTTGGTCAAGcccttcaagatatatatgtcaaactgtgaaagctcattagatatacaaattattaattagctgacatgaaaatacaaaatacataattgtctcatcaatGGGCCGATGAGGGTATGTTATTCTGTCCTTTCGTAGTGAGTTGACGGGGAAGACAAAATGTGTTGGGGGACGTTCAATGGCAAAGAGCCAGTGCAGAGTTTTCCTGGTGCAgctagttggggggggggggggggtgtcagaAAGACACTTCAGAGTGCGCCAAAGttagttttgttcaaaatactGTAACACATACAGCATTTTGGTTTGTGTAAAACCACCCCTGCAGTTTACTGCCTCCGGGTAAAGCTTAAATACATGCATCTTTGGACCCATCATGCATTAGCTTCCGATCATGGGCTTCTGAAATCACAAACTCATAGCAAACGACACACTAGTTTTCAAACCGTGGTTTATACGATGTTGCTATCTACAAAGTTTGTACAATAAATGTATTAGAAAAGGAAACCCATAGTGAAAATAAATGCATGGGAGAAATACGAAAgggaaaaaaatgttaaatacaaGAAATGAATATAGAAATATTCACAATACCGAAAGTTCAAAAACATGAGGACAATGGGACCGAATCCCGATGACGGGAGATATTTGAAGTACACTTACGTCGACCGGTATCGCTGATATAATTCAAGTGAAATGTTAGAACTAGGAAATGTTACCTATACTTTGTAAAGTGTACACCAGAAATGAGCAAACTTGGTATTTTTGAAGTGCTCCGTGTGGACTATATCTTATTTcccattttaatgtttcatacaTCCTCTTACGCAGTACACCACCATACTTTTGCCGACTTTGTCGAACGTGAATTTCTTCTACATcttgaaacattttgaatttagaaTATAATGACGCAAATATCCTTCGACAATTGGTAAACAGCACAGTAAATTGTCTCATCTATATTTAGGACTTAGAATTTCTTCTTTGCTGTACACTAAATGTGGCACGCCTATGTGTAGATGTATTGTCTTTGGCCTGTAACGTCTCGCCACCTCTACACCCTATCTTTAGGAAAAATAACCCAAAGTTTTCTACCTTTCTGTATCCTTTTCGAAACATTGTTAACTTTTAACTGAAGGAATATAACTTCAATTAAAACCACTTTTTGAACTGTGTTTGTCAAATAGCGATTTCTtctatgaacaaaattaatatgaCATGTGAAAATATAAtggttaataataataagtgaACGATTTCTTATGATCAATATATTATCGAATGTATTTGATATGTTCACGATATCGAGTTATGATCGGTGGGTCTGGGCCTGAATGTCCACTCATATACTTCCTGGGTTATAATGGAGGTTTTTATGCGGTATTTGTACTGTAGGAGGAATTGAAGTGACAGTAATATTCATTCGTCATTGACATAATGTGACGTAAAACTAATAGTCTATTGGACAATTACCATTGGCGACCTGGGTAAAAGGCTGTAGACATTGATGTCATTTCCGCCTCACATCAGTCACTGTGTTTGGTTTTGTCGATGCCCTAGATTTTGGTGATTTAAAACACGAAATTGAAAGCTGTACTGTTGAATGTCGTGCTGTTGTAGGGATTAAAACAAATGCCACCAGCCCAGTATCTTGCGTGCTGGCTTCCTAATTTGAATGCGACAAAGATACTGAAGACACAGCCACAAATGGTTATATTGATGTTATCCCTTGCCTTGAACAAATATCTGACCATTTTGACACAGGGCCAGCACGGTCCATCCTGTTCGTATTCAACGAGAGCGTAGAACTTTTCCCACAGGTAGTGGACGTTCATCGCGCCAGCAGAAACCAGCGGGAAGGAAAGAATGACGATTTCAATCCACATGACGACGTCGATAATCCTTGCTTCTGTACTCTCGTAGCGGTCGAGGAACTTAATGGCGCGGCTGTACAGAAAATAATCCCAGTACACCAAGCTGAAAATTTTGAACGCCACGATAGAAATTTGGAAGGCCATCCACATGAAGAAGAAGCAGTCAAGGCGATAGAACTCTAGGTAACTTTCCATGACTCTCCGCCGGTTTACGGAATCGTCGTGGTGGTGTTGTTTCAGAAAGATCGACGTGTGCTTGAGATCGTTTTGCAGGGCCATGCGGAGCACGTACGCGATGTGCCAAAACGCCATGAAAAGAAACACTCCAACCAATTCACAGAAGTAAGCGAAGATTCCCAATGGAATAACTTCCTTGCAGTTCTGCAGGTGGTACAGATGAAACGATGAGATGGAAATTACGTACAGCAGGATAATGGCGAGATTAATGTAGCCCGGGATGACATACCTGCTGACGTCGACACGGTTCAGAAGTCCAAGGACGTTGGTGTCGGTCATGGTGTGTATACCACGGGAGCCGGTTGGAGGACATGGTATGAGCGTAGCCACCAGACGGTACACGGCGACAGCAACGAACGGCCCGAAGAAAGTTGTGTAGGATACGATGTACAGAAGCAAGTTCTTGCTACCCCAGCGAGTTGCAACGTGCTGTAACAAGTTCACACTTAGCATCGTGGTGACAATCGTCAGCATAGCCACGTGACAGAAACGTCTTCGACGTGAAGGTATAGTTTCATCTACAACAATGAAAGACAGTGctttttattaaaatatgtaacattTATTGACTATAATTACAGATGAGCTGGAAACTGTACAGTGAAAATTTAAGGCTCGGGCATCTACTGCTAGCTagactgtttattttgatcctGATGAACTAATAAAGATAAACTATTAATGAATGAActtattttacttaaaatgtgtTCTCATAAGAAATTAGAAACTATGTAAACTTTGTCAAGTCACATCTCGGTGACGTGGATGAAATATCTGGCCGACGAATGAACCAGAGACGGACAGCGCCCTCTTTGTACGCTGAATTACAGGGGCGATTATTAGGAAACTACTGAGTTTCGGTTACACAGAATGAATATTCGGTCAATTGTACTGCACTATTTAGTTGATTGATAACCCCTTGCGGAGGACTAATATAGGAAACAGAATAAGAGGCGAAGTTTTATATAAATAGCAATATATATTTATGACCGGGAAACGAAGGTTGGTATTTACGAGTGGAAATTTTAATTAGTTATATAATTAATTGAACAGATACTTCTGAATGTTTTTTGAGTATGACAGAAATTATAAGTAAATTGCCAAGTCACTTAAAAGTTGCACGAAAGAGGCTTCGTAGTCTTTGAATGAGCGTATATCGTATTTGTCGAACCAATATGATCGGTATTGGTAGGGTATTCACACTGTGCGAACCGTAATCCCGTTTGACCCTGATTTGCATAGTTTACAAGTAAAAGCTTGTTGGGCACGTTTTCCTACATAAatagaaataaatttcttgaacACTCACTATTTTTTTTCGGATGTGGATTCAGACTTTCGCAGACGACACACACATGTGAGCCGTTGTTTATCGAACCATATATCCTTCTCCTACTGCTCGATTTACCGTCCTCGTTTTGGTGGAAAGTAGCATCATTTCGGCTGCTTTGGCTTTCCCGCTCCCCTACATCGTCGCCATTTTCATCAG
Encoded here:
- the LOC139122513 gene encoding uncharacterized protein gives rise to the protein MSDDPTDFLIPDVERGEGTVRGHRSWSFITKASLILLGFIPHNANRKCIRCAKGTTASDATDENGDDVGERESQSSRNDATFHQNEDGKSSSRRRIYGSINNGSHVCVVCESLNPHPKKNNETIPSRRRRFCHVAMLTIVTTMLSVNLLQHVATRWGSKNLLLYIVSYTTFFGPFVAVAVYRLVATLIPCPPTGSRGIHTMTDTNVLGLLNRVDVSRYVIPGYINLAIILLYVISISSFHLYHLQNCKEVIPLGIFAYFCELVGVFLFMAFWHIAYVLRMALQNDLKHTSIFLKQHHHDDSVNRRRVMESYLEFYRLDCFFFMWMAFQISIVAFKIFSLVYWDYFLYSRAIKFLDRYESTEARIIDVVMWIEIVILSFPLVSAGAMNVHYLWEKFYALVEYEQDGPCWPCVKMVRYLFKARDNINITICGCVFSIFVAFKLGSQHARYWAGGICFNPYNSTTFNSTAFNFVF